Proteins co-encoded in one Arachis stenosperma cultivar V10309 chromosome 7, arast.V10309.gnm1.PFL2, whole genome shotgun sequence genomic window:
- the LOC130941972 gene encoding receptor-like protein EIX2 isoform X1, producing MNWKSLLHVNLGGNNLTGNIPPSMSFLLNLTSLHLHENNLSGDISSSSLQYCRSLSILNVRKNRFSGNIPKWMPQSIRILQLRSNKFIGNIPSQICQMPLLIILDIAYNRISGHIPKCLNNITSFVDMHYSTSWIFYELFDGSALFYYTDNLILLVKGQQSNYESNLKLIRMVDLSSNNLTGTMSPQLFSLSQLHFLNLSHNRLTGTIPKEIGNMTQLESLDLSKNELTGQIPVSISSLSLLDNLNLSFNNLSGQIPSGTQLQSFSELSYIGNADLCGPPLPKNCSNHGDDTKTLGENDDDGDESDFLSCLYMGLGVGFAVGFWGVCGAIFFSRKCRHAYFRFLYDLRDRFYVLLLTNLNSFR from the coding sequence ATGAATTGGAAATCGCTGCTTCATGTTAATCTGGGAGGCAACAATCTTACTGGCAACATACCCCCATCAATGTCCTTCTTGTTGAATCTCACATCACTGCATCTACATGAGAATAACTTGTCTGGGGACATATCTTCTTCATCACTTCAGTATTGCCGCTCCTTGTCCATTCTTAATGTCCGCAAGAATAGGTTCTCTGGAAACATACCAAAGTGGATGCCGCAGAGTATAAGGATTCTCCAGTTAAGGTCCAACAAATTCATTGGTAACATTCCCTCACAGATATGTCAAATGCCTTTACTCATTATTTTGGATATTGCATATAACAGAATCTCAGGACATATACCCAAATGCCTAAACAACATCACATCCTTTGTTGACATGCATTATTCAACCAGTTGGATTTTCTATGAACTCTTTGATGGAAGTGCTTTATTTTACTACACAGACAATCTTATATTGCTTGTAAAAGGTCAACAATCAAATTATGAATCAAACCTGAAGCTGATCCGCATGGTTGACCTTTCAAGTAATAACCTGACAGGAACAATGTCTCCACAACTCTTCAGCCTCTCTCAGTTGCATTTCTTGAACCTTTCCCATAACAGGCTAACAGGAACCATACCAAAAGAGATTGGAAACATGACACAACTGGAGTCTCTTGATTTATCCAAAAATGAACTCACGGGACAGATTCCTGTGAGTATATCCAGTTTGTCTTTGCTCGATAACTTGAACCTGTCATTCAATAACTTGAGCGGCCAAATCCCTTCAGGGACCCAACTTCAGAGCTTCAGTGAGCTTAGCTATATTGGGAATGCTGATCTTTGTGGACCTCCCCTTCCCAAAAACTGCTCAAATCATGGAGATGACACAAAGACtttgggtgagaatgatgatgatggtgatgaatCAGATTTTCTGAGCTGTCTCTATATGGGCTTAGGAGTTGGCTTTGCTGTAGGCTTTTGGGGAGTTTGTGGTGCCATTTTCTTCAGTCGCAAGTGCAGACATGCTTACTTCAGATTTCTGTATGACTTGAGAGACCGATTTTATGTCCTGCTGCTCACAAATCTCAACTCCTTTCGCTGA
- the LOC130940127 gene encoding receptor-like protein EIX2, translating to MDSNNIVWKRKYVFAMMLSTLCMICSCCNERDKEILLKFKEGVTDSSGFLSSWQQEQDCCQWKGVTCHNITTRVIHLALECDYYDAEEDEEYNSQKCLAGDINLSLLDMEYLQQLDLSMNDFTTISSDSTVNSSTLNFINLSYNENLFIHNLEWLSRFSSLEYIHLGYTNLHRETNWLRWVTVLPSLVEISLESCKLEDISPSLEYANFSTSLQYIDLADNSFHSELPKWIFNLSSSVLSIDLSSNHFIGQLPNKLPNLHSLTSLALQDNYLNGSIPHWIGQLQYLTTLYIFDNYFSGFLPLNLGNLSSLENFVAIGNLFTGVVSERNFAKQKNLKFLSLGSPTITFDFDPHWIPPFQLEALHLGELHPTLPQWLYTQTSLSTLFIRNSKFLSEAADNNNFWSFASTIQTLNLYNNTIEGDLSEVLLNSSFITLLSNNLKGGLPQLSSNVVFFQLTNSSLSGSISHLLCHNKKSNNKLQYLDISDK from the coding sequence ATGGATAGCAATAATATAGTTTGGAAGAGGAAGTATGTGTTTGCAATGATGTTGAGCACATTATGCATGATATGCAGTTGTTGCAACGAGAGAGATAAAGAAATCCtgttgaagttcaaagaaggAGTCACTGACTCATCGGGATTCCTATCTTCATGGCAGCAGGAGCAAGATTGCTGCCAGTGGAAGGGAGTCACCTGTCACAACATCACTACCAGAGTCATACACCTCGCTCTCGAGTGTGATTATTATGAtgctgaagaagatgaagaatatAACTCGCAGAAATGCCTTGCAGGTGACATCAATCTCTCTCTGTTAGACATGGAATACTTACAACAGTTGGATCTGAGTATGAATGACTTTACAACTATCTCATCTGATTCCACTGTCAACTCTTCAACTCTTAATTTCATTAATCTATCATACAACGAAAACCTTTTTATTCACAACCTTGAGTGGCTCTCTCGCTTTTCCTCCTTGGAATACATACACCTTGGTTACACAAATCTTCACAGGGAAACTAACTGGCTTCGCTGGGTGACGGTGCTTCCGTCATTGGTGGAGATCTCCTTAGAGAGCTGTAAACTTGAAGACATAAGTCCATCTCTTGAATATGctaattttagcacatcactCCAGTATATTGATCTTGCCGATAATTCTTTTCACTCAGAGTTGCCTAAATGGATATTCAATCTTAGCTCTAGTGTCCTTTCTATTGACCTTTCAAGTAATCATTTTATAGGCCAGCTACCAAATAAGTTGCCAAATCTTCATTCTTTGACTAGTCTTGCATTGCAAGATAATTACTTAAATGGCTCAATTCCACATTGGATAGGCCAACTTCAGTATCTTACCACCCTTTACATTTTTGACAACTATTTTTCTGGATTTCTTCCTTTAAATTTGGGAAATTTGTCATCCCTAGAAAACTTCGTGGCCATAGGAAATCTCTTCACAGGTGTTGTGTCTGAAAGAAATTTTGCAAaacagaaaaatttaaaattcttgtCTTTGGGATCTCCAACCATCACGTTTGATTTTGATCCCCACTGGATACCGCCTTTCCAACTTGAAGCGCTGCACCTTGGAGAACTGCACCCTACACTTCCTCAATGGTTATACACACAGACATCTCTCAGTACACTTTTCATTCGAAACTCAAAGTTCTTGTCTGAAGCTGCTGACAATAACAACTTTTGGAGCTTTGCATCCACAATTCAGACACTCAATTTGTACAACAACACCATAGAAGGGGACTTATCAGAAGTGTTGCTGAATTCTAGCTTTATCACTCTGTTATCAAATAATTTGAAAGGTGGTCTACCTCAGCTCTCCTCCAATGTTGTTTTCTTCCAGCTAACCAACAGTTCTCTATCAGGATCTATCTCCCATCTCTTGTGCCATAACAAGAAAAGCAACAATAAATTGCAGTACTTGGACATCTCTGATAAATAA
- the LOC130941972 gene encoding receptor-like protein EIX2 isoform X2, with translation MNWKSLLHVNLGGNNLTGNIPPSMSFLLNLTSLHLHENNLSGDISSSSLQYCRSLSILNVRKNRFSGNIPKWMPQSIRILQLRSNKFIDNLILLVKGQQSNYESNLKLIRMVDLSSNNLTGTMSPQLFSLSQLHFLNLSHNRLTGTIPKEIGNMTQLESLDLSKNELTGQIPVSISSLSLLDNLNLSFNNLSGQIPSGTQLQSFSELSYIGNADLCGPPLPKNCSNHGDDTKTLGENDDDGDESDFLSCLYMGLGVGFAVGFWGVCGAIFFSRKCRHAYFRFLYDLRDRFYVLLLTNLNSFR, from the exons ATGAATTGGAAATCGCTGCTTCATGTTAATCTGGGAGGCAACAATCTTACTGGCAACATACCCCCATCAATGTCCTTCTTGTTGAATCTCACATCACTGCATCTACATGAGAATAACTTGTCTGGGGACATATCTTCTTCATCACTTCAGTATTGCCGCTCCTTGTCCATTCTTAATGTCCGCAAGAATAGGTTCTCTGGAAACATACCAAAGTGGATGCCGCAGAGTATAAGGATTCTCCAGTTAAGGTCCAACAAATTCATTG ACAATCTTATATTGCTTGTAAAAGGTCAACAATCAAATTATGAATCAAACCTGAAGCTGATCCGCATGGTTGACCTTTCAAGTAATAACCTGACAGGAACAATGTCTCCACAACTCTTCAGCCTCTCTCAGTTGCATTTCTTGAACCTTTCCCATAACAGGCTAACAGGAACCATACCAAAAGAGATTGGAAACATGACACAACTGGAGTCTCTTGATTTATCCAAAAATGAACTCACGGGACAGATTCCTGTGAGTATATCCAGTTTGTCTTTGCTCGATAACTTGAACCTGTCATTCAATAACTTGAGCGGCCAAATCCCTTCAGGGACCCAACTTCAGAGCTTCAGTGAGCTTAGCTATATTGGGAATGCTGATCTTTGTGGACCTCCCCTTCCCAAAAACTGCTCAAATCATGGAGATGACACAAAGACtttgggtgagaatgatgatgatggtgatgaatCAGATTTTCTGAGCTGTCTCTATATGGGCTTAGGAGTTGGCTTTGCTGTAGGCTTTTGGGGAGTTTGTGGTGCCATTTTCTTCAGTCGCAAGTGCAGACATGCTTACTTCAGATTTCTGTATGACTTGAGAGACCGATTTTATGTCCTGCTGCTCACAAATCTCAACTCCTTTCGCTGA